The Eleutherodactylus coqui strain aEleCoq1 chromosome 13, aEleCoq1.hap1, whole genome shotgun sequence genome includes a window with the following:
- the PYY gene encoding peptide YY: protein MLTSLKLWPMMVAVAVCVLICLGTIVEGYPPKPESPGEDASPEEMNKYLTALRHYINLVTRQRYGKRDSPADSLLSDLLYGDNGNHNSRSRYDDSSYNW from the exons ATGCTAACCTCTTTGAAGCTGTGGCCAATGATGGTAGCTGTTGCAGTGTGTGTCTTAATATGTCTAGGGACAATAGTAGAGGGATATCCACCAAAGCCAGAATCTCCTGGAGAAGATGCTTCCCCTGAGGAAATGAATAAATATCTGACCGCTTTGAGGCATTATATCAATCTGGTGACAAGACAAAG ATATGGAAAGAGGGACAGTCCAGCTGACAGTCTGCTTTCTGACCTGCTCTACGGAGACAACGGAAACCACAACAGCAGATCACG GTATGACGATTCCTCCTACAACTGGTGA